The genomic interval TTCCGATGCCCTTGGCGTACAAGCCAACCCTGCGCTTAGTAGGTATACGCTATAGGTGCGTCCGAAGATGGGGGCAGAAGATAATGTCCCACCATTCTCATGGTCGGGTTCCAGTCGAAAATTCTCAGATCAATCGGTTTTCGAGCGATTCCGGGAATTTTTGTCTGGCCAAGTGGAAAATAGCCAGGTTTGGCTCCATTGATTGAGGCATCGGACAAATGCGATGCAAGAATGTTTTGCTTTATCCGGCGCGAAGGCGCATACAGGGGGCGCTACGTTGCTTCTCTCTGCATCCTGTCTCCTTTCGGCTTCAGTCTGCTTTTGAACTGACCGGGCCGGGTTGCTGCATTCCGCGAGCGACAAATCCACAAGGAGATATCACGATGGCGAATGGCACCGTGAAATGGTTCAACGCCGCCAAGGGCTTCGGCTTCATCGCGCCCGAGCATGGCGGCAAGGACGTGTTTCTGCACATTTCGGCCCTCGAGCGGGCCGGGCTTAACAGCGTTGCGGATGGTCAGGCCGTGACCTTCGAAATCGAGTCGGGCCGCGATGGTCGCGAATCGGCCAGCAGGCTGGCGCTCGCCTGATCCTGTCGAACAGCCTGGCCATCTGGCCGGGCTGAACCCCTT from Paracoccus sp. MA carries:
- a CDS encoding cold-shock protein, which gives rise to MANGTVKWFNAAKGFGFIAPEHGGKDVFLHISALERAGLNSVADGQAVTFEIESGRDGRESASRLALA